One part of the Microlunatus elymi genome encodes these proteins:
- a CDS encoding GNAT family N-acetyltransferase, translated as MADLVPADVRFHRSFIEAAREEPGAASYLFTGDESTLADPDVFADYVAMLRADELETSPRPDLYVPGTNLWWVEGDRFIGRLAIRHRLNERLRTGGGHIGYWIRPSERRRGHAGAAFRAALPRAHRLGIDPALVSCDADNVGSRKIIESTGGVFERQLGELRLYWVPTGSDPSL; from the coding sequence GTGGCTGATCTTGTCCCGGCGGATGTCCGGTTCCACCGGTCCTTCATCGAGGCGGCTCGGGAGGAACCCGGCGCAGCGAGTTACCTCTTCACCGGTGATGAGAGCACCCTGGCCGATCCCGACGTCTTCGCCGACTACGTGGCCATGCTGCGGGCCGACGAGCTGGAAACCTCACCGCGACCGGACCTCTACGTCCCCGGCACGAACCTGTGGTGGGTCGAGGGCGACCGGTTCATCGGCCGGCTGGCGATCCGGCATCGGCTGAACGAGCGGCTACGGACCGGCGGCGGCCACATCGGCTACTGGATCCGGCCGTCGGAACGCCGCAGGGGCCACGCCGGCGCCGCCTTCCGCGCCGCGCTGCCGCGAGCCCACCGGCTCGGCATCGATCCGGCACTGGTCAGCTGCGACGCCGACAACGTCGGCTCCCGCAAGATCATCGAGAGCACCGGTGGAGTCTTCGAACGCCAGCTGGGCGAGCTGAGGCTCTACTGGGTGCCGACCGGGTCGGATCCGAGCCTCTGA
- a CDS encoding aldo/keto reductase encodes MSILDETYTLSNGVAIPKLGLGTWFIDDDQAAAAVQAAIAIGYRNIDTAQAYGNERGVGEGVRSSGVARGDLFVSTKLAAEIKDYDAAVAAIDGSLQTLGLDYIDLMLIHSPQPWDDFRGGDYAEGNRQAWRALEDAHKAGKLRTIGVSNFEQQDLENILSGSTVTPHVNQLLVHAGNTPAELLDYCRSRQILVEAYSPIGHGAILQNSAVQALAGKYGVSVPQLCIRYTLQLGTVSLPKTANPEHLRANAEVDFEISDADMSVLRDLRDVDYGEHSAFPVYSGK; translated from the coding sequence ATGAGCATCCTGGACGAGACCTACACACTGTCGAACGGCGTGGCCATCCCCAAGCTGGGACTGGGCACCTGGTTCATCGACGACGACCAGGCCGCTGCCGCCGTCCAGGCGGCCATCGCGATCGGCTACCGCAACATCGACACTGCGCAGGCCTACGGCAACGAGCGCGGCGTCGGCGAAGGCGTACGGAGCAGCGGCGTCGCCCGCGGTGACCTGTTCGTCTCCACAAAGCTGGCCGCCGAGATCAAGGACTACGACGCCGCGGTCGCCGCGATCGACGGCTCCCTGCAGACGCTCGGCCTGGACTACATCGACCTGATGCTCATCCACAGTCCGCAGCCGTGGGACGACTTCCGCGGCGGTGATTACGCCGAGGGCAACCGGCAGGCCTGGCGCGCGCTGGAGGACGCGCACAAGGCGGGCAAGCTCCGTACCATCGGCGTCTCCAATTTCGAGCAGCAGGACCTGGAGAACATCCTGTCCGGCAGCACGGTCACGCCGCACGTGAACCAGCTGCTCGTGCACGCCGGCAACACCCCGGCCGAGTTGCTGGACTACTGCCGGAGCCGGCAGATCCTGGTCGAGGCGTACTCGCCGATCGGCCACGGCGCGATTCTGCAGAACTCCGCCGTCCAGGCGTTGGCGGGCAAGTACGGCGTGTCCGTGCCGCAGCTGTGCATCCGTTACACCCTCCAGCTCGGCACGGTGTCGTTGCCGAAGACGGCGAACCCCGAGCACCTGCGAGCCAACGCCGAGGTGGACTTCGAGATCTCGGATGCAGACATGTCTGTGTTGCGTGACCTGCGCGACGTGGATTACGGCGAGCACAGCGCGTTCCCCGTCTACAGCGGTAAGTAG
- the rpmF gene encoding 50S ribosomal protein L32, with product MAVPKRRMSRSNTRHRRSQWKTSAPTLVVCANPACRQKHLPHTACPACGQYGPRGARRQVTA from the coding sequence GTGGCCGTTCCGAAGCGTCGGATGTCCCGCAGCAACACCCGGCACCGCCGGTCCCAGTGGAAGACGTCCGCTCCGACTTTGGTCGTCTGCGCCAACCCGGCCTGCCGGCAGAAGCATCTGCCGCACACCGCCTGCCCGGCCTGCGGTCAGTACGGTCCCCGTGGAGCGCGCCGCCAGGTGACGGCCTGA
- a CDS encoding endonuclease domain-containing protein: MRSGHLSRLLPGVYAPIEAATSLETRLAAVPAWSPDAVVVGRAAASMTFWPDLAVPQIEVAHGCGRAPMASGYRFARRGPDPDWVIELPFFGERTLRLCAPAMTAIDLVPELGGKVIAEALRSRMVSLADLELALAATPGRPGNARRRRMLDDSRDSPWGELERHAHELLHRAGIRGWTGNGKVLINGLTYYIDVCFRSLKVAVEIDGLEHQTDLSRFVSDRQRQNALVLAGWIVLRFSWVDLRDHPQVVIAQIRAALAMARRAQQRAARP; the protein is encoded by the coding sequence ATGCGATCCGGTCACTTGTCTCGGCTACTACCCGGGGTCTATGCGCCGATCGAGGCCGCGACGTCGCTCGAAACCCGGCTGGCGGCGGTGCCGGCCTGGTCACCGGACGCGGTGGTGGTCGGACGCGCGGCGGCGTCGATGACATTCTGGCCAGATCTCGCGGTTCCGCAGATCGAGGTGGCACACGGGTGCGGCCGGGCACCGATGGCGTCGGGTTACAGATTCGCGCGACGTGGGCCCGATCCGGATTGGGTGATCGAGCTGCCGTTCTTCGGCGAGCGGACTCTACGTCTGTGCGCTCCGGCCATGACGGCGATCGATCTGGTCCCCGAGCTCGGCGGCAAGGTGATCGCCGAGGCGCTGCGCAGCCGCATGGTCTCGCTGGCGGATCTCGAGCTCGCTCTCGCGGCCACTCCCGGCCGCCCCGGGAATGCGCGCCGTCGCCGAATGCTCGATGACTCTCGCGACTCGCCCTGGGGAGAGTTGGAACGGCATGCTCACGAACTTCTGCACCGGGCCGGAATCCGAGGTTGGACCGGCAACGGCAAGGTGCTGATCAATGGACTGACCTACTACATCGACGTCTGTTTTCGATCACTGAAGGTCGCTGTGGAAATCGACGGCCTGGAGCATCAGACCGATCTTTCCCGGTTCGTGTCCGATCGGCAGCGGCAGAATGCGTTGGTGCTGGCGGGTTGGATCGTCCTCCGCTTCAGCTGGGTCGATCTCCGCGACCATCCTCAGGTCGTGATAGCTCAGATCCGTGCTGCGTTGGCGATGGCCCGGCGCGCGCAGCAGCGGGCGGCCCGCCCGTGA
- a CDS encoding GtrA family protein, with protein MRRLGHFIFVRHRHNWAQLIRFAIVGGSGALVNMLVVVILKRVGPNYRDVFFDLPFTDFNVRWYHVIVTIAFLVANLWNFVINRRWTFRTTHHSAWYSEYPPFLAVGAIGQVLSLALVTALIHSGSPISLPDSVFDDSTGLRTKLYWAQLISIVVVTPVTFLINKFWTFSAARHGKQSKLMPIDPEMAEAEDNVAALPDRTAATAAAPSSPGTPAATSDSRAAG; from the coding sequence GTGAGACGTCTCGGGCACTTCATCTTCGTCCGGCATCGCCACAACTGGGCCCAGCTGATCCGGTTTGCGATTGTCGGCGGTTCCGGCGCGCTCGTGAACATGCTCGTGGTGGTGATCCTGAAGCGGGTCGGGCCGAACTATCGAGACGTCTTCTTCGACCTGCCGTTCACCGACTTCAACGTCCGCTGGTACCACGTCATCGTCACCATCGCCTTCCTGGTGGCCAATCTGTGGAACTTCGTCATCAACCGGCGTTGGACGTTCCGCACCACGCACCATTCGGCCTGGTACAGCGAATATCCGCCGTTCCTGGCGGTCGGTGCGATCGGCCAGGTGCTCAGCCTCGCCCTGGTCACCGCGCTGATCCATTCCGGATCGCCGATCTCGCTGCCGGACAGCGTCTTCGACGACTCCACCGGCCTGCGGACCAAGCTCTACTGGGCGCAGCTGATCTCGATCGTGGTGGTCACTCCGGTCACCTTCCTGATCAACAAGTTCTGGACCTTCTCCGCGGCCCGGCACGGCAAGCAGTCGAAGCTGATGCCGATCGACCCGGAGATGGCCGAGGCCGAGGACAACGTCGCCGCCCTGCCGGATCGGACGGCCGCCACCGCGGCAGCCCCGTCGTCACCGGGCACCCCGGCCGCCACCTCGGACAGCCGCGCTGCCGGCTGA
- a CDS encoding YwqG family protein produces the protein MNAFWNRWRKQLAWESVPAGTVEGRADRDPAVGPALTDELERVLTPVMRPCAGIALAGAAESPIHSFLTGHPYLPAGTTWPEGAAGPQIFVGQINFAEVASVGALPGFPRTGLLQWFVDADDTYGLTFDRSAGTAGFSTRWYADPSTAAGSPQPDAPTPTDTVDDLPMEFVGPTALQFRHSISIPDWSGLPAQHRSDPIWERLAAALGERRADPEFVYEEYVRGGSSLLDQLRTASKVGGYPSFTQDDPRGTGSYPAADSGQAELIIELDSIDVGGWGDSGVAHLFGDPAALATGGLTSIRYHWDCL, from the coding sequence GTGAACGCGTTCTGGAATCGCTGGCGCAAGCAACTGGCGTGGGAATCAGTGCCGGCCGGCACTGTCGAGGGAAGGGCCGATCGTGATCCGGCCGTCGGGCCGGCGCTGACCGATGAACTGGAGCGGGTCCTCACGCCGGTGATGCGGCCCTGTGCCGGGATCGCGCTGGCCGGTGCCGCCGAATCGCCGATCCACAGCTTCCTGACCGGCCATCCCTACCTTCCTGCCGGCACAACCTGGCCGGAGGGAGCCGCCGGCCCGCAGATCTTCGTCGGCCAGATCAACTTCGCCGAGGTGGCCTCGGTCGGTGCTTTGCCCGGCTTCCCGCGTACGGGGTTGCTGCAGTGGTTCGTCGACGCCGACGACACCTACGGGTTGACCTTCGACCGAAGTGCCGGCACCGCCGGCTTCAGCACGCGGTGGTACGCCGACCCGTCGACCGCTGCGGGCAGTCCGCAGCCGGACGCCCCGACCCCGACCGACACCGTGGACGATCTGCCGATGGAGTTCGTCGGTCCCACCGCGCTGCAGTTCCGACACTCGATCAGCATCCCGGACTGGTCCGGTCTGCCGGCCCAGCACCGCAGTGATCCGATCTGGGAACGGCTTGCGGCCGCGCTGGGGGAGCGCCGAGCCGATCCGGAGTTCGTCTACGAGGAGTACGTCCGCGGCGGATCGTCGTTGCTGGACCAACTTCGGACCGCTAGCAAGGTCGGCGGCTACCCGTCCTTCACCCAGGACGATCCGCGCGGCACCGGCAGCTACCCGGCCGCAGACTCCGGGCAGGCGGAGTTGATCATCGAACTCGACTCGATCGACGTCGGCGGCTGGGGCGACTCCGGTGTCGCCCACCTCTTCGGTGATCCCGCCGCGCTCGCCACCGGTGGCCTCACCTCGATCCGCTACCACTGGGACTGCCTCTGA
- the rnc gene encoding ribonuclease III — translation MDDPGRSGAFAVLDQLGIRIDPELMERALTHRSYAYEQGGLPTNERLEFLGDSVLGLVVTEHLFTSYPDMSEGQLAKLRAAVVNSRALAEVARSLDLGALIKLGRGEETTGGRDKSSILADTTEAVIGAVFVAEGVESARRFVHHLFDPVMAEVATLGAGLDWKTSLQELCSLNGLPAPQYAVTESGPDHAKTFTAQVILHDQENGDQQYGPGVGRNKKEAEQKAAASAFKALRAEVTRSLDPADSGAGAS, via the coding sequence TTGGATGACCCAGGGCGCTCCGGCGCGTTCGCGGTGCTGGACCAACTCGGGATCAGGATCGATCCCGAGTTGATGGAACGTGCCCTGACCCATCGTTCGTACGCCTATGAGCAGGGTGGTCTGCCCACCAACGAACGGCTGGAATTCCTCGGCGACTCGGTGCTCGGTCTGGTGGTGACCGAGCACCTTTTCACGTCCTACCCGGACATGAGCGAGGGCCAGCTGGCCAAGCTGCGTGCAGCGGTGGTCAACTCGCGGGCACTCGCCGAGGTCGCCCGCAGTCTCGACCTCGGCGCGCTGATCAAGCTCGGCCGCGGCGAGGAGACCACCGGCGGCCGAGACAAGTCGTCCATCCTGGCCGACACCACCGAGGCGGTCATTGGCGCGGTCTTCGTCGCCGAGGGCGTCGAGAGCGCCCGCCGCTTCGTGCATCATCTGTTCGATCCGGTGATGGCCGAGGTCGCCACCCTGGGCGCAGGACTGGACTGGAAGACCAGCCTGCAGGAGCTCTGTTCGCTGAACGGGCTGCCGGCTCCGCAGTACGCAGTCACCGAGTCCGGGCCCGACCACGCGAAGACGTTCACCGCCCAGGTCATACTGCATGATCAAGAAAACGGCGATCAGCAGTACGGGCCCGGCGTCGGCCGGAACAAGAAGGAAGCCGAACAGAAGGCCGCGGCGAGCGCGTTCAAGGCGTTGCGAGCCGAAGTGACCCGCAGCCTGGATCCGGCCGACTCCGGTGCCGGAGCTTCCTGA
- a CDS encoding YceD family protein, translating to MDTAARPLDARSDLVIDTVDLGRGAGRMMQVRRTVEAPAELGIEVIGVPQGSPVELDLRLESVVEGVLLTGTAEVRMAGQCVRCLVDLTDDEVVDFQELYVYPDNAEADAETEDEIRHLQGDLLDLEPVLRDAVVLDLPFQPLCRPDCRGLCPECGADLNADPEHGHDAPIDPRWSGLTSWPEEES from the coding sequence GTGGATACGGCAGCTCGCCCCCTGGATGCCCGTTCGGATCTGGTGATCGACACCGTGGATCTCGGCCGTGGTGCGGGGCGAATGATGCAGGTCCGCCGGACCGTGGAGGCGCCAGCGGAGCTGGGGATCGAAGTGATCGGGGTGCCTCAAGGCTCACCGGTCGAGTTGGATCTGCGACTGGAGTCGGTGGTCGAGGGGGTGCTGCTGACCGGCACGGCGGAAGTCCGGATGGCGGGGCAGTGCGTTCGGTGCCTGGTGGACCTGACCGATGACGAGGTCGTGGACTTCCAGGAGCTGTACGTCTATCCCGACAACGCGGAGGCGGACGCCGAGACCGAGGACGAGATCAGGCACCTGCAGGGTGATCTGCTCGACCTGGAGCCGGTGCTGCGCGACGCGGTCGTGCTGGATCTGCCGTTCCAGCCGTTGTGTCGGCCGGACTGCCGAGGTCTGTGTCCCGAGTGCGGGGCGGACCTCAACGCCGATCCGGAGCACGGCCACGACGCCCCGATCGATCCGCGGTGGTCGGGACTCACCTCATGGCCGGAAGAAGAGTCCTGA
- a CDS encoding cupin domain-containing protein — protein sequence MNQDNFDEIFPLGDKNDAYAQYFIGQSYLAPLAAGSVPVSNVSFEPGCRNNWHIHHGTDGGGDQILLCTAGSGWFQAEGEDPVSLQPGSVIRVPAGTKHWHGAKADSWFSHLAFITPGPDVSNEWLEPVTDEVYEALPKNGDNT from the coding sequence GTGAACCAGGACAACTTCGACGAGATCTTCCCGCTCGGGGACAAGAACGACGCCTACGCGCAGTACTTCATCGGCCAGAGCTACCTGGCGCCGCTCGCTGCTGGGAGCGTGCCGGTCAGCAACGTCTCCTTCGAGCCGGGCTGCCGCAACAACTGGCACATCCATCACGGCACCGACGGCGGTGGCGACCAGATCCTGCTCTGTACGGCGGGCAGCGGCTGGTTCCAGGCCGAGGGCGAGGACCCGGTCAGCCTGCAGCCGGGGTCGGTGATTCGAGTTCCGGCGGGCACGAAGCACTGGCACGGCGCGAAGGCCGACTCGTGGTTCTCCCACCTCGCCTTCATCACGCCCGGCCCGGACGTCAGCAACGAGTGGCTCGAGCCGGTCACCGACGAGGTGTACGAGGCACTGCCGAAGAACGGAGACAACACATGA
- the mutM gene encoding bifunctional DNA-formamidopyrimidine glycosylase/DNA-(apurinic or apyrimidinic site) lyase, which yields MPELPEVEVVRRGLAEALTGRTVAAVEILHPRPVRRHLAGPDDFASTLVGRTFAEPRRRGKYLWLPLADGDAILAHLGMSGQFLVCDPELPDARNTRIRFGFTDGGPQVRFVDQRMFGGLSMSYGGAELPAEIAHIALDPFDPAFSFIDVATRLRGKRTGIKRALLDQTVVSGIGNIYADEALWQARVHYAKAADAMTRKQLVELLQAARAVMAAALGQGGTSFDELYVNVNGNSGYFDRSLNVYGQEDRPCPRCGHAIRREPFMNRSSYRCPYCQRTPRQPRW from the coding sequence GTGCCGGAGCTTCCTGAGGTCGAGGTCGTCCGGCGCGGGCTGGCCGAGGCGTTGACCGGCAGGACCGTTGCCGCGGTCGAGATCCTGCACCCCCGCCCGGTGCGTCGTCACCTCGCCGGACCGGACGATTTCGCCAGCACGTTGGTCGGCCGGACGTTCGCCGAACCGCGTCGCCGGGGCAAGTATCTGTGGCTGCCGCTGGCCGACGGCGACGCGATCCTGGCTCATCTCGGCATGAGCGGTCAGTTCCTGGTCTGCGATCCGGAACTGCCGGATGCTCGCAACACCCGGATCCGGTTCGGCTTCACCGACGGCGGCCCACAAGTCAGGTTTGTGGATCAGCGGATGTTCGGCGGGCTGTCGATGTCGTACGGCGGTGCCGAGTTGCCCGCCGAGATCGCCCACATCGCCTTGGACCCCTTCGATCCGGCGTTCTCGTTCATCGACGTCGCCACCCGGCTGCGTGGCAAGCGGACCGGGATCAAACGCGCGCTGCTGGATCAGACGGTTGTCTCCGGCATCGGCAACATCTACGCCGACGAGGCGCTCTGGCAGGCCCGGGTGCACTACGCCAAGGCCGCCGATGCGATGACCCGCAAGCAATTGGTCGAACTGTTGCAGGCGGCCCGCGCCGTGATGGCCGCGGCTCTCGGCCAGGGCGGTACCAGTTTCGACGAGCTCTACGTCAACGTGAACGGCAACAGCGGCTACTTCGACCGCTCGCTCAACGTGTACGGGCAAGAGGATCGGCCGTGCCCGCGGTGCGGTCACGCGATCCGCCGCGAACCCTTCATGAACCGGTCCTCGTACCGCTGTCCGTACTGCCAACGGACACCCCGCCAGCCGCGCTGGTGA
- the coaD gene encoding pantetheine-phosphate adenylyltransferase, whose protein sequence is MRLQQDLLEQDQLAQDQLDRASREGGAMRRAACPGSYDPPTRGHLDIIARTARQFDQVQVLVGNNRSKTGLFTPPERVELLAEACADLPGVEVQLFDGLLVDYCREHSIDCVVKGIRVAADFDYEMQMAQMNHRMTGIETVFMPAAAQWAYVSSSLVRDIARFGGEFDQFVTPEIAARTRQKLTKD, encoded by the coding sequence GTGAGGCTTCAACAAGATCTACTCGAACAAGATCAACTCGCACAAGATCAACTCGACCGAGCGAGCCGAGAAGGAGGAGCGATGCGGCGAGCGGCCTGTCCGGGCTCGTACGATCCGCCGACCCGCGGGCACCTGGACATCATCGCCAGGACCGCGCGCCAGTTCGACCAGGTGCAGGTGCTGGTCGGCAACAACCGGAGCAAGACCGGCCTCTTCACTCCGCCGGAGCGGGTCGAGCTGCTGGCCGAGGCCTGCGCGGACCTGCCGGGAGTCGAGGTGCAGCTCTTCGACGGACTGCTGGTCGACTACTGCCGCGAGCACTCGATCGACTGTGTGGTCAAGGGCATCCGGGTGGCCGCCGACTTCGACTACGAGATGCAGATGGCGCAGATGAACCATCGAATGACCGGCATCGAGACCGTGTTCATGCCGGCCGCGGCGCAGTGGGCCTACGTCTCGTCCAGCCTGGTCCGCGACATCGCCCGCTTCGGCGGCGAATTCGACCAGTTCGTCACCCCCGAGATCGCGGCCCGGACCCGACAGAAGCTCACCAAGGACTGA
- a CDS encoding carboxymuconolactone decarboxylase family protein has protein sequence MSNDEQSGGWSGGKNALGDFAPGMVHYTDRVLFDEVWEREGLSKRDRSLVTVAALTAMGRTDQLKFHLGFARQNGVTDEELKEALLHLAFYAGWPNGIGATGVLKGIVEGED, from the coding sequence ATGAGCAACGACGAGCAGAGCGGCGGCTGGAGCGGCGGGAAGAACGCGCTGGGCGACTTCGCCCCAGGCATGGTCCATTACACCGATCGGGTGTTGTTCGACGAGGTCTGGGAGCGCGAGGGCCTGTCCAAGCGCGACCGCAGCCTGGTCACCGTGGCGGCGCTGACCGCGATGGGTAGGACCGATCAGCTGAAGTTCCACCTCGGCTTCGCCCGGCAGAACGGTGTCACCGACGAGGAGCTGAAGGAGGCCCTGCTGCACCTGGCGTTCTACGCCGGCTGGCCCAACGGCATCGGCGCGACCGGCGTACTGAAGGGCATCGTCGAGGGCGAGGACTGA